The following are from one region of the Halosolutus amylolyticus genome:
- a CDS encoding HAD family hydrolase: MQYDAVLFDFDGVVVETPSRERLSDAVGRTYDALGASGPSRETLLALVAGDFDSLTERCRSLGIDTDAFCSRAARELVRTQREAIERGLRSVYDDVSTVRSLDHPLGIVSDNHPGVVSTVLDRFGLRSLFETVHGCPLTPDGLARRKPDPRNIHAAMDSLDADDALYVGDRAVDVRAAHNAGIDSALLVREDEAGAGGAEATYRLDSLAELPPVVAADE; encoded by the coding sequence ATGCAGTACGACGCGGTCCTGTTCGACTTCGATGGGGTCGTCGTCGAGACCCCCTCGCGAGAGCGGCTCTCCGACGCGGTCGGACGCACCTACGACGCACTCGGCGCGTCGGGCCCGTCCCGCGAGACCCTGCTCGCGCTCGTCGCCGGTGACTTCGACTCGCTCACCGAACGGTGTCGCAGCCTCGGCATCGACACCGACGCGTTCTGTTCGCGGGCGGCGCGGGAACTCGTCCGAACGCAACGGGAGGCGATCGAGCGCGGCCTGCGATCGGTGTACGACGACGTCTCGACCGTGCGATCGCTCGACCACCCGCTCGGGATCGTCAGCGACAACCACCCGGGCGTCGTCTCGACGGTCCTCGATCGATTCGGACTCCGATCGCTGTTCGAGACCGTCCACGGCTGTCCCCTGACGCCGGACGGCCTCGCTCGCCGCAAACCCGATCCCCGGAACATCCACGCCGCGATGGACTCGCTGGACGCCGACGACGCGCTGTACGTCGGCGATCGGGCGGTCGACGTGCGGGCGGCCCACAACGCGGGGATCGATTCGGCACTGCTCGTGCGGGAGGACGAGGCCGGCGCGGGCGGTGCGGAGGCGACGTATCGACTCGACTCGCTCGCCGAACTGCCGCCGGTCGTCGCGGCGGACGAGTAA
- a CDS encoding MoaD/ThiS family protein, with protein MQVECVFFGPFREAVGEKTVQFGTDAETVGELLTDLETAYPSLDGRLVAPDGEGLVGETVVTRDKKNVTHLNGVETPIESESVIRLVPSVYGG; from the coding sequence GTGCAAGTCGAATGCGTCTTTTTCGGCCCGTTCCGCGAGGCCGTCGGTGAGAAGACGGTCCAGTTCGGGACCGACGCCGAAACCGTCGGGGAACTGCTGACCGACCTCGAGACGGCGTACCCGTCGCTCGACGGGCGACTGGTCGCACCCGACGGCGAGGGACTGGTCGGGGAGACCGTCGTGACCAGGGACAAGAAAAACGTCACCCACCTGAATGGAGTCGAGACGCCCATCGAGAGCGAGTCCGTCATTCGGCTGGTTCCGTCCGTGTACGGCGGCTAG
- a CDS encoding S8 family peptidase, whose protein sequence is MLENTRTRRTLLKGIGAGGLTLTFAGLVSADGEQQYLVRGSTGIVRQVRRRGYSVEHSLADGKVLVVVGEPEASDDLEGIDDVSTAVPDFEFELEEPELSASADVDVGDDDSGPGKGKAKGHDDGSDDTDEDDWPALFDQQWDKRVTAADEAQGWATGDGRRLAIIDTGIDHTHQDLGNVNTDASVSIIGGEIGDHTGDSGDHGTHVAGITAATGEVGVIGTAPDAELVSIRVFGEEGGATFGDILIAMEYAADVGADAANMSLGTPPIPPQGNAEQYRRVMEPVAQAVTSRGTLLVGSAGNSDANLQQGGSFTLPNSLSGVTSISATGPNDERTFYSNYGTNEIDVGAPGGGYETFEKTVSEDEDEVEWPFPTNLVLSTVPGDGYDWKAGTSMAAPQVTGTVGLVRERYPDTTAKQVEKYIKQGADLVSGNSDPDLGAGRLNAKDALDVE, encoded by the coding sequence ATGCTGGAGAACACGCGGACTCGACGAACGCTACTGAAAGGGATCGGTGCAGGTGGGCTCACGCTCACGTTCGCGGGCCTCGTATCCGCGGACGGCGAGCAGCAGTATCTCGTCCGGGGAAGTACCGGTATCGTGCGGCAGGTTCGCCGTCGCGGGTATTCCGTCGAACACAGCCTCGCCGACGGGAAGGTGCTCGTCGTCGTCGGTGAACCGGAGGCCAGTGACGACCTCGAGGGAATCGACGACGTTTCGACTGCAGTTCCGGACTTCGAGTTCGAACTCGAGGAACCGGAACTGTCCGCGTCGGCCGACGTCGACGTGGGTGACGACGATAGCGGGCCAGGGAAGGGCAAGGCGAAGGGCCACGACGACGGCTCGGACGACACGGACGAAGACGACTGGCCGGCGCTGTTCGACCAGCAGTGGGACAAACGCGTCACGGCCGCCGACGAGGCCCAGGGATGGGCCACCGGAGACGGTCGACGGCTGGCGATCATCGACACCGGCATCGACCACACTCACCAGGACCTCGGGAACGTAAACACCGACGCGAGCGTCTCCATCATCGGGGGCGAGATCGGCGACCACACCGGCGACTCGGGCGACCACGGGACCCACGTCGCCGGGATCACGGCGGCGACCGGCGAGGTCGGCGTGATCGGTACGGCACCGGACGCCGAGCTCGTTTCCATACGGGTCTTCGGGGAGGAAGGCGGCGCGACGTTCGGTGATATCCTCATCGCGATGGAGTACGCCGCAGACGTCGGCGCGGACGCGGCGAACATGAGTCTCGGGACGCCGCCGATCCCGCCGCAGGGCAACGCCGAGCAGTACCGGCGCGTGATGGAACCCGTCGCGCAGGCTGTCACCTCGCGGGGCACCTTGCTCGTCGGGAGCGCCGGAAACAGCGACGCGAACCTCCAGCAGGGCGGCTCTTTCACGCTCCCGAACAGCCTCTCGGGCGTGACGAGCATCAGCGCGACCGGCCCGAACGACGAGCGGACGTTCTACTCCAACTACGGCACCAACGAGATCGACGTCGGTGCTCCCGGCGGTGGGTACGAGACGTTCGAGAAGACCGTCTCGGAAGACGAGGACGAGGTGGAGTGGCCCTTCCCGACGAACCTCGTGCTCTCGACAGTCCCGGGAGACGGCTACGATTGGAAAGCCGGGACGTCGATGGCCGCGCCGCAGGTCACCGGCACTGTGGGCCTCGTCCGGGAGCGGTACCCCGATACGACCGCGAAACAGGTCGAGAAGTACATCAAACAGGGTGCCGACCTCGTGAGCGGCAACAGCGATCCCGACCTGGGCGCTGGCCGTCTCAACGCGAAAGACGCGCTGGACGTCGAGTAG
- a CDS encoding helix-turn-helix transcriptional regulator: MVLDRDERTAEDRQPPPGSPVFEAILENERNRRYLGQRLEDADSRVDTDLLGDIVRHGPVLETLLEEPLDRREIEARLDVSQATSHRYTQWLDEQGFVEKVDGRFELTWRGEVIAEEVLRFETNVRTAHRLTPLLDVICDDHREFVVEPFADATITVAERDTPYSPVERFVSLVDESESFRGFNTTHMAPLVLGEFHRQIFEETDTEIIYLPHTVEKLLESYPERAREAIDRGHLALRTRDELPYGLAIFDECVGIGGYDESTGLMQVIVDTDAPIACEWATRVYASVRADSEPLDERTDSIR, translated from the coding sequence ATGGTTCTCGATCGAGACGAACGGACCGCCGAGGATCGGCAGCCACCACCGGGGTCGCCGGTCTTCGAGGCCATCCTGGAAAACGAGCGGAATCGTCGGTATCTCGGCCAGCGCCTGGAGGACGCGGACAGTCGCGTCGACACGGATCTGCTCGGCGACATCGTCCGGCACGGCCCGGTCCTCGAAACACTGTTGGAGGAACCGCTCGATCGCAGAGAGATCGAAGCACGACTCGACGTCTCGCAGGCGACGAGCCACCGCTACACGCAGTGGCTCGACGAGCAGGGATTCGTCGAGAAAGTCGATGGCCGATTCGAGTTGACGTGGCGCGGCGAGGTCATCGCAGAGGAGGTACTCCGGTTCGAGACAAACGTACGGACCGCGCACAGACTAACCCCGCTTCTCGACGTCATCTGCGACGATCACCGGGAATTCGTCGTCGAACCGTTCGCGGATGCGACGATCACCGTTGCGGAACGGGATACTCCGTACAGTCCGGTCGAACGGTTCGTCTCGCTCGTCGACGAGTCGGAGTCGTTCCGGGGGTTCAACACGACGCATATGGCGCCGCTCGTTCTCGGCGAGTTCCACCGGCAGATATTCGAAGAAACCGACACCGAAATCATCTACCTGCCACACACCGTCGAGAAACTCCTCGAGTCGTATCCGGAGCGCGCCCGGGAAGCGATCGATCGCGGACACCTGGCCCTCAGGACGCGTGACGAACTGCCGTACGGCCTCGCTATCTTCGACGAATGCGTCGGAATCGGGGGGTACGACGAGAGCACTGGACTCATGCAGGTGATCGTCGATACGGATGCACCGATCGCGTGTGAGTGGGCGACCCGGGTCTATGCCTCGGTCAGGGCGGATTCCGAGCCACTCGACGAGCGGACGGATTCGATCCGGTGA
- a CDS encoding FAD-binding oxidoreductase, translating into MAHDPIGVDEIEPFEAALHGPVIRPSDENYDHTRAVWNGMIDKYPAVIARCRGVADVINAVNFARDRDLLVAVRGGGHNVAGSAVCDDGLVIDLSEMRGVWVDPDARTAWVQGGATWADVDHETQAFGLATPGGLVSETGVAGLTLGGGLGHLRCKYGLSCDNLASIDLVTADGDYLTASADEHEELFWGLRGGGGNFGVVTGFEFDLHPVGPEVATCLVFYPGDRLAECLRAYREYVASAPAEVSTLTTAGVMPDEELFPADAVNEPKIGVLGCYAGSIEEGERVLRPLREIDDPIADFSGAMPYVELQQLFDEDYPDGMRYHWKSLYLDGLSESAIERLAYWTDVAPSPLSTVDVWQLGGAIERADVEESAFAGRHAPFLLGVEANWERPENDDANVVWVRDCLDDMRQFSDGSVYLNFPGFLEGGDDVIRTTFGRTYDRLVALKDEYDPTNLFSLNQNIAPSGSVQPDGGASHE; encoded by the coding sequence ATGGCACACGATCCGATCGGCGTCGACGAGATCGAACCGTTCGAGGCGGCGCTTCACGGACCCGTAATTCGACCTTCCGACGAAAATTACGATCATACGCGCGCGGTGTGGAACGGGATGATCGACAAATACCCGGCCGTGATCGCCCGCTGTCGGGGCGTCGCCGACGTCATCAACGCGGTGAATTTCGCCCGCGACCGCGATCTTCTCGTGGCGGTTCGGGGTGGCGGACACAACGTCGCCGGGAGTGCCGTCTGCGACGACGGACTCGTCATCGATCTCTCGGAGATGAGGGGCGTCTGGGTAGATCCTGACGCGCGGACGGCGTGGGTCCAGGGCGGGGCCACGTGGGCGGACGTGGACCACGAAACCCAGGCGTTCGGGTTGGCAACGCCCGGCGGTCTCGTCTCGGAGACGGGCGTCGCGGGACTGACGCTGGGTGGCGGACTCGGCCACCTCCGCTGCAAGTACGGCCTGTCGTGTGACAACCTCGCCTCGATCGACCTGGTCACCGCGGACGGCGACTACCTGACCGCCAGCGCGGACGAGCACGAGGAATTGTTCTGGGGCCTCCGTGGCGGTGGCGGCAACTTCGGAGTAGTCACCGGCTTCGAGTTCGACCTCCACCCGGTCGGACCCGAGGTAGCGACCTGCCTGGTGTTCTATCCAGGTGACCGGCTGGCCGAGTGTCTCCGCGCCTACCGCGAGTACGTGGCGTCGGCTCCCGCCGAAGTCAGCACGCTCACGACGGCGGGCGTGATGCCCGACGAGGAACTGTTCCCGGCGGACGCGGTGAACGAGCCCAAGATCGGCGTCCTGGGCTGTTACGCGGGGTCGATCGAGGAAGGCGAGCGCGTGCTGAGACCGCTCCGGGAGATCGACGACCCGATCGCCGATTTCAGCGGGGCGATGCCGTACGTGGAATTGCAGCAACTCTTCGACGAGGACTACCCCGACGGGATGCGCTACCACTGGAAGTCGCTGTACCTCGACGGCCTCTCGGAGTCCGCCATCGAGCGACTCGCCTACTGGACCGACGTCGCGCCCTCTCCGCTCTCGACGGTCGACGTCTGGCAGTTAGGCGGTGCGATCGAACGGGCCGACGTCGAGGAGAGCGCGTTCGCGGGGAGACACGCACCCTTCCTGCTCGGCGTCGAAGCGAACTGGGAACGCCCGGAGAACGACGATGCGAACGTCGTCTGGGTGCGTGACTGCCTGGACGACATGCGACAGTTCTCCGACGGTTCGGTGTACCTGAACTTCCCGGGATTCCTCGAAGGGGGTGACGACGTGATTCGGACCACGTTCGGGCGGACGTACGACCGATTGGTCGCCCTGAAAGACGAGTACGATCCGACGAATCTCTTCAGCCTCAATCAGAACATCGCACCGTCCGGAAGTGTGCAGCCGGACGGTGGCGCGAGCCACGAGTGA